A single region of the Streptomyces caelestis genome encodes:
- the eno gene encoding phosphopyruvate hydratase has protein sequence MTDTRIAKLHGRRVWDSRGRPTVEVEVHLADGAIGRAIAPAGASTGQGEALDLRDGGDSFGGLDVRRAVASVNREIAPALLDLDAADQEAVDRLLVDLDGTPDRGRLGGNAIVATSMAVLHAGAASADVPLWQHLAGGRPVRIPLPEIQIFGGGAHADRRVDVQDFMVVCPAARSFSEALDWTAEIYRAAGSLMRAAGKAQGVADEGGFWPAFDSNEEALETLSLAIESAGFAPATQVGISLDVAASQFGSAGKYTLALDDRTLDTEALIDMLSGWIRQYPILSVEDPVGEDDHDGMLEFTRRHGRNCQVIGDDYLVTNAKRVEAAATGGAVNAVLIKPNQAGTVTEAFQALRAGKEAGFGTIVSARSGETEDITIAHLSVGWDAGQLKVGSFTRSERMAKWNEVLRIEESLGDSAEFSGWSAFPFADPASFASRP, from the coding sequence ATGACAGACACGCGGATCGCCAAGCTCCACGGCCGCAGGGTGTGGGACTCGCGCGGCCGGCCGACCGTCGAGGTCGAGGTCCACCTAGCGGACGGCGCGATCGGGCGGGCCATCGCACCCGCGGGGGCCTCGACGGGCCAGGGCGAGGCACTCGACCTGCGCGACGGCGGCGACTCTTTCGGTGGACTCGACGTCCGGCGCGCGGTGGCGTCGGTCAACCGTGAGATCGCGCCCGCTCTGCTGGACCTCGACGCGGCCGACCAGGAGGCCGTCGACCGCCTTCTGGTGGACCTGGACGGGACCCCCGACCGCGGCCGTCTCGGCGGCAACGCGATCGTGGCCACGTCCATGGCGGTCCTGCACGCCGGCGCCGCTTCGGCGGACGTACCACTGTGGCAGCACCTGGCGGGCGGACGGCCGGTCCGCATCCCGCTGCCGGAGATCCAGATCTTCGGCGGCGGCGCCCACGCGGACCGCCGCGTCGACGTCCAGGACTTCATGGTGGTCTGCCCAGCGGCGCGGAGCTTCTCCGAGGCACTGGACTGGACGGCGGAGATCTATCGGGCGGCCGGGAGCCTGATGCGCGCCGCCGGCAAGGCTCAGGGCGTCGCCGACGAAGGCGGCTTCTGGCCCGCCTTCGACTCCAACGAGGAAGCGCTGGAGACGCTGAGCCTCGCCATCGAGAGCGCGGGGTTCGCCCCCGCCACCCAGGTCGGTATCTCGTTGGACGTCGCGGCCTCGCAGTTCGGCAGTGCGGGCAAGTACACCCTGGCCCTGGACGACCGCACACTGGACACCGAGGCGCTGATCGACATGCTGAGCGGCTGGATCAGGCAGTACCCGATCCTGTCCGTCGAGGACCCGGTGGGTGAGGACGACCACGACGGAATGCTGGAGTTCACCCGGCGCCACGGCCGCAACTGCCAAGTGATCGGCGACGACTACCTCGTCACGAACGCCAAGCGGGTGGAGGCCGCGGCCACCGGCGGAGCGGTGAACGCCGTCCTCATCAAGCCGAACCAGGCCGGCACGGTCACGGAGGCGTTCCAGGCCCTGCGGGCCGGAAAGGAGGCGGGCTTCGGCACGATCGTCTCGGCCCGTTCCGGAGAGACCGAGGACATCACCATCGCCCATCTGAGCGTCGGCTGGGACGCCGGCCAGCTGAAGGTGGGATCCTTCACCCGCTCCGAGCGCATGGCGAAGTGGAACGAGGTTCTGCGCATCGAGGAGTCCCTCGGTGATTCCGCCGAATTCAGCGGCTGGTCCGCGTTCCCTTTCGCTGACCCCGCGTCCT